One window from the genome of Polyodon spathula isolate WHYD16114869_AA chromosome 59, ASM1765450v1, whole genome shotgun sequence encodes:
- the LOC121307849 gene encoding protein bicaudal D homolog 1-like: MQRQLAAAEDEKKTLNSLLRMAIQQKLGLTQRLEDLETPHPGASPRRSRGKPVRSSRSPRASPVRHYRSPRASPR, encoded by the exons ATGCAGCGGCAGCTAGCGGCCGCCGAGGACGAGAAGAAGACACTGAACTCGCTGCTGCGCATGGCCATCCAGCAGAAACTGGGCCTGACCCAGAGACTGGAGGATCTGGAGACCCCTCACCCTGGAGCCAGCCCTCGACGGAGCCGCGGAAAGCCCGTCCGATCCTCCCGCAGCCCCAGAGCCAGCCCAGTCAGGCACTACCGCAGCCCCCGAGCCAGCCCA cgatGA